TGAGCAGCTCGAGGCGGCCGGTGTCGAGGTCCAACCGGCCCAGGTGACCGGTGACGAAGTTGTCGGGGAACACCGCCGCCAGAGCCTCGTCGAGCCGCTCCGCCACCGACGGCAGGCTGAGACCGGCCCGGCGGGCATGCCGGTAGGTGGCGAGGGTGAGGGTGGCCAGGAGGCTGGCGGGCGTGCCGTGGCCCATGGCGTCGAAGATGGCGAAGTCCGCCGTGCGGCCGCTGACCGCGTAGTCGTAGGCGTCGCCACCCAGGTCGTAGGCGGGGGCCAGGACGGCGGCCACGGTCATGTCGGCGGCAGTGAGGCTCTGGGGTGGCAGGAGATCCCAGACCAGATCGGCGCCGATGGTCATGGGCCTGGTGCGCCGGACCAGCTTGAAGGTGTCGGTGTAGTTGGTCTTGGCGACCAGCAGCTGGGCAATGACGCTGGCGAGAAGCTGCGCCGTCGCCAGCCGGTCCTCGCTGCCGTCCGCACCGGCCAGCTCGAGCACGCCCAGCCGGTCGGTGCCGTCGAGCAACGGCACCCACAGCTGCGCGGCCTGCTGGCCCGCCTGCGGTGTGCTGGAGGCGAACACCCGTCCCGCCATGGTGCCGTCGATGGGTACGGGCGGTCCCGGATCGGCCGGCGGAAGCGCGTGCAGGGCACCCTGCTCGTGATCGACCAGGTGGACGACCGC
The window above is part of the Acidimicrobiales bacterium genome. Proteins encoded here:
- a CDS encoding PP2C family protein-serine/threonine phosphatase → MLDIAPALRRLLDRASSLCPDELGALVGDAARDVGFDGAVVHLVDHEQGALHALPPADPGPPVPIDGTMAGRVFASSTPQAGQQAAQLWVPLLDGTDRLGVLELAGADGSEDRLATAQLLASVIAQLLVAKTNYTDTFKLVRRTRPMTIGADLVWDLLPPQSLTAADMTVAAVLAPAYDLGGDAYDYAVSGRTADFAIFDAMGHGTPASLLATLTLATYRHARRAGLSLPSVAERLDEALAAVFPDNFVTGHLGRLDLDTGRLELLNAGHHLPMVVRRGRVIDGPDVPARVPLGLGPAGEAQEMIPLEPGDRVLFFTDGVIEAHARGEEGYGRDRLAAALEREAASGLPTSETLRRLSRAVLSHLGDRLRDDATLLMVQWEQG